One window of Paludibacter propionicigenes WB4 genomic DNA carries:
- the cysD gene encoding sulfate adenylyltransferase subunit CysD, which produces MMSNYKLTHLKELESESIFILREVAAQFEKPALLFSGGKDSIVMAYLAYKAFYPAAIPFPFVHIDTGHNFEETITYRDELVKLLGAQLIVGSVEESIAQGRVVEEKGYTASRNKLQTVTLLDTLEKYKFDAALGGARRDEEKARAKERFFSHRDEFGQWDPKNQRPELWNIFNGKKQLGEHFRVFPISNWTEMDVWQYILQENIPLPSLYYTHEREVFERDGVIYAALDAIPRKPTEVVEVKKVRCRTIGDITCTGLTLSSANSLEDIIDEIASSRITERGGRSDDKRSEAAMEDRKKAGYF; this is translated from the coding sequence CTAAAGGAGCTGGAGTCAGAGTCAATTTTTATATTGCGCGAAGTGGCGGCACAATTCGAGAAACCGGCACTTCTGTTCTCCGGTGGTAAAGATTCCATTGTGATGGCTTATCTGGCTTACAAAGCATTTTATCCGGCTGCTATCCCTTTTCCATTCGTACACATTGATACAGGTCACAATTTCGAAGAGACGATAACTTATCGCGATGAGTTGGTAAAATTGCTCGGTGCACAGCTGATAGTCGGCTCGGTAGAAGAATCGATAGCGCAGGGCAGGGTAGTGGAAGAAAAAGGATATACCGCCAGCCGAAATAAACTTCAGACAGTGACTTTACTGGACACACTGGAGAAATATAAATTTGATGCAGCGCTTGGCGGAGCACGCCGCGATGAAGAAAAAGCCCGTGCCAAAGAACGTTTCTTCTCACACCGCGATGAATTCGGTCAGTGGGATCCCAAGAATCAGCGTCCGGAATTGTGGAATATCTTTAATGGAAAGAAACAGCTGGGCGAGCATTTTCGCGTATTTCCTATCAGTAACTGGACGGAAATGGATGTTTGGCAATACATATTGCAGGAAAATATTCCGTTGCCATCGCTTTACTACACTCACGAACGTGAAGTATTTGAGCGCGATGGAGTGATTTATGCCGCGTTGGATGCCATTCCGCGTAAACCGACTGAAGTAGTGGAGGTGAAGAAAGTCCGTTGTCGTACCATTGGTGATATTACCTGTACCGGTCTGACGCTTTCGTCTGCCAATTCGCTGGAAGACATTATAGATGAAATAGCCAGCTCGCGCATTACCGAGCGTGGAGGCCGATCCGATGACAAGCGCTCTGAAGCTGCTATGGAAGACAGGAAAAAAGCAGGGTACTTTTGA
- a CDS encoding sulfate adenylyltransferase subunit 1 produces the protein MSESIKKIQTGTTQTPPLSEGAGGRLSGYLDMELLRFSTAGSVDDGKSTLIGRLLYDSKSIFEDQLQAVKDASKRLGGGDEVNLALLTDGLRAEREQGITIDVAYRYFATPKRKFIIADTPGHIEYTRNMVTGASTADVAIILIDARNGIIEQSKRHSYVASLLQIPNVVVAVNKMDLVDFSEEVFNTIKKEYEDIAQILKLKNVIFIPISARDGDNVVDASDKTPWYKGETLLHLLETLPVRKDETNLPARFPVQYVIRPHSDDFHDYRGYAGRIAGGSFKVGDEITVLPSKTQSKIVAIDEGTKSLNEAFTPQSVTIRLEDNVDISRGDIIVKNSEAKPTVSANVSIRICWLNHKPLNEGGKYIIRHATEETRAIIKEVHYKVNINTLENILDDKTVRMNDIAHISIKTLKPLKYDSYSENRITGSLVLIDENTFETVGAGMIVDDLEDETFTI, from the coding sequence ATGTCAGAATCAATTAAAAAAATACAAACAGGCACTACCCAAACTCCCCCTCTATCGGAGGGGGCTGGGGGGAGGCTTTCTGGCTATCTGGATATGGAACTGCTGCGGTTTAGTACTGCCGGAAGTGTTGACGACGGGAAAAGTACCCTTATCGGGCGATTGCTTTACGACAGTAAGTCCATTTTCGAAGATCAGCTTCAGGCGGTAAAAGATGCCAGTAAACGACTGGGTGGAGGCGATGAGGTGAATCTGGCTTTGCTTACCGATGGACTTCGTGCTGAGCGAGAGCAGGGCATTACCATCGATGTGGCTTATCGCTATTTTGCCACTCCCAAGCGCAAGTTTATCATAGCCGACACTCCGGGACACATCGAATATACCCGAAACATGGTTACCGGTGCTTCTACGGCTGATGTGGCGATTATTCTGATTGATGCCCGCAATGGTATTATCGAGCAAAGTAAACGACACTCGTATGTGGCATCGTTGTTGCAAATACCGAATGTGGTGGTGGCTGTCAATAAAATGGATTTGGTTGATTTCTCCGAAGAAGTATTCAATACCATCAAAAAAGAATACGAAGATATTGCCCAAATATTAAAACTGAAAAATGTGATTTTCATTCCTATTTCAGCCCGTGATGGTGACAATGTGGTGGATGCTTCGGATAAAACACCCTGGTACAAAGGCGAAACTTTACTTCATCTGCTCGAGACGTTGCCGGTTCGTAAAGACGAAACTAACTTACCTGCACGTTTTCCGGTGCAATACGTGATTCGTCCGCACAGCGATGATTTTCACGATTATAGAGGTTATGCCGGTAGAATTGCCGGTGGAAGTTTTAAGGTTGGCGATGAAATTACAGTTTTACCATCGAAGACACAGTCGAAAATTGTGGCGATAGACGAGGGAACAAAATCGCTGAATGAAGCGTTTACACCTCAATCTGTTACTATACGGCTGGAAGATAATGTTGATATCAGCAGGGGTGATATTATTGTAAAAAACTCAGAAGCAAAGCCAACGGTTAGTGCCAATGTCTCAATACGTATTTGCTGGCTTAACCATAAACCGCTGAACGAAGGTGGAAAATACATTATCCGTCATGCTACCGAAGAGACCCGCGCCATTATTAAGGAAGTTCATTACAAAGTAAATATCAACACGCTGGAAAATATTCTGGATGATAAGACTGTGAGAATGAATGATATTGCGCATATCTCTATCAAAACGCTGAAACCGTTGAAATATGATTCTTACAGCGAAAACCGCATTACCGGCAGTCTTGTGCTGATTGATGAAAACACTTTTGAAACGGTTGGCGCAGGAATGATAGTAGATGATCTTGAGGATGAAACGTTTACTATATAA
- a CDS encoding phosphoadenylyl-sulfate reductase — MNIEELNQQFQGKSPEDVLSFFLSEYKGKIALSSSLSIEDQVLTDLIVKIDKDARIFTLDTGRLFPETYSLIDKTNMRYNIKLEVLFPDYKEVEKMVKAEGVNLFYAGIDQRKLCCNVRKLQPLKRAFEGLDVWICGLRREQSVTRQDVQLLEWDENNGLIKLNPLINFTEQEVWDYIKKNSVPYNKLHDKGFPSIGCQPCTRAIEPGEDIRAGRWWWENPEQKECGLHKR; from the coding sequence ATGAATATAGAAGAACTCAACCAACAATTTCAGGGAAAATCTCCCGAAGATGTTTTGTCGTTTTTCCTGAGCGAGTACAAAGGGAAAATTGCACTTTCATCCAGCCTGAGTATTGAAGATCAGGTGTTGACGGATTTGATAGTGAAGATAGACAAAGATGCCCGAATTTTTACGCTCGATACCGGACGACTTTTTCCTGAAACCTATAGTTTGATTGACAAAACAAATATGCGTTACAATATCAAACTGGAAGTTCTTTTTCCCGATTATAAAGAGGTGGAGAAAATGGTAAAAGCTGAGGGCGTAAACTTGTTCTATGCCGGAATAGATCAGCGGAAACTATGTTGCAATGTTCGCAAATTACAACCACTTAAACGGGCTTTCGAAGGACTTGATGTTTGGATTTGCGGACTGCGACGTGAGCAATCGGTAACCCGGCAGGATGTTCAATTGCTAGAGTGGGACGAAAATAACGGATTGATTAAACTGAATCCATTGATTAATTTTACCGAACAGGAAGTCTGGGATTATATCAAAAAAAATTCAGTACCTTACAATAAACTACACGATAAAGGTTTTCCAAGCATTGGTTGTCAGCCATGTACAAGAGCCATAGAGCCCGGCGAGGATATACGTGCCGGTCGTTGGTGGTGGGAAAATCCGGAACAAAAAGAATGTGGATTGCATAAAAGATGA